In Pseudomonadales bacterium, a single window of DNA contains:
- the idi gene encoding isopentenyl-diphosphate Delta-isomerase, with protein MSSNNNDLLILVDDDDQEIGTLSKQECHAKEGVLHRAFSLFVFNRNGELLLQQRSANKPLWPLFWSNSCCSHPRQSESIELAAQRRIFEELGFECNSKYLYKFKYHARYLNEGCEHELCHVLIGYCDNPISANKEEVAAWRYVTPKNLDHELDSTPEFFTPWFKLEWQHIKAHYLQAILANYP; from the coding sequence ATGTCCTCCAATAACAATGACCTCCTCATATTAGTCGACGATGACGACCAAGAAATTGGCACACTTTCCAAACAAGAATGCCATGCCAAGGAAGGGGTACTACACCGAGCATTTTCATTATTCGTCTTTAATCGCAACGGAGAATTATTATTGCAACAACGTAGCGCCAACAAGCCGCTTTGGCCACTATTTTGGTCAAACAGTTGCTGCAGCCATCCACGCCAGTCAGAGTCTATCGAGCTGGCCGCACAGCGCCGCATTTTCGAAGAATTGGGTTTTGAATGTAACTCGAAATACCTCTATAAGTTTAAATACCATGCACGGTATTTAAACGAAGGTTGCGAGCACGAGCTTTGTCATGTGCTGATTGGCTACTGTGACAACCCTATTAGTGCTAATAAGGAAGAAGTCGCCGCTTGGCGCTATGTCACACCGAAAAATTTAGATCATGAGCTTGATTCCACGCCAGAGTTTTTTACACCTTGGTTTAAGCTGGAATGGCAACACATCAAAGCCCACTACCTACAAGCAATATTAGCTAATTACCCTTGA
- the birA gene encoding bifunctional biotin--[acetyl-CoA-carboxylase] ligase/biotin operon repressor BirA, with protein sequence MEINQIIHILADGAFHSGESLGLRLGVSRAAIWKQMSQLEKLGLQVYSVKGKGYRLANSIELLSEPLIRAHLSHREAELFSCIDIRSEVASTNDQVKMQAGASAKFPQVCLAERQSAGRGRRGRTWVSPYGTNIYMSLAWDFPELTGALDGLSLCVGIAVAEAIADLGVEGVGMKWPNDLLYRQRKLAGILLELEGELSGPMQVIIGIGVNVEMTQSQGVDIDQEWISLAEITATKISRNLLVAKILSQLANTLPRFQAGGFIDFRERWHELDALLNQPVVLSMANKEVTGFSRGVTQDGELLIEDNVGVRAYRGGEVSLRVAE encoded by the coding sequence GTGGAAATAAATCAAATTATCCATATTCTTGCCGACGGTGCTTTTCATTCAGGCGAATCACTGGGTTTGCGCTTGGGCGTGAGTCGCGCCGCCATATGGAAACAAATGAGTCAGTTAGAAAAGCTTGGTTTGCAGGTGTATTCAGTAAAGGGAAAAGGTTATCGTCTCGCTAATAGCATTGAGCTTTTGTCTGAGCCGTTGATTCGAGCGCATCTTAGTCATCGAGAGGCGGAGTTATTTAGCTGCATTGACATTCGCTCGGAAGTTGCTTCGACAAATGATCAGGTGAAGATGCAAGCTGGAGCTTCAGCAAAATTTCCGCAAGTCTGTCTTGCTGAGCGGCAAAGCGCGGGCCGTGGGCGCCGTGGTAGGACTTGGGTCAGCCCTTACGGTACTAATATCTATATGTCGCTGGCATGGGACTTTCCTGAGCTGACAGGAGCATTGGATGGGTTAAGTCTCTGTGTGGGAATCGCAGTTGCTGAGGCTATTGCTGATTTAGGTGTTGAAGGGGTTGGTATGAAGTGGCCTAATGATTTGCTATATCGGCAACGTAAGTTGGCGGGGATTTTGTTGGAGTTAGAAGGTGAGCTGTCTGGTCCAATGCAGGTGATTATCGGTATTGGAGTCAATGTGGAAATGACTCAAAGCCAAGGGGTGGATATTGATCAGGAGTGGATAAGTCTTGCAGAAATCACAGCAACAAAAATATCCCGCAATTTGTTGGTGGCCAAAATACTGAGCCAACTAGCAAACACGTTACCGAGATTTCAAGCAGGTGGATTTATTGACTTTCGAGAGAGGTGGCATGAATTAGATGCGTTACTTAATCAGCCAGTGGTGTTAAGTATGGCAAATAAAGAGGTTACAGGGTTCTCGCGGGGCGTTACGCAAGACGGGGAGTTGCTGATTGAGGATAATGTTGGGGTACGTGCATATCGAGGTGGTGAAGTAAGTCTTAGGGTAGCAGAATGA
- a CDS encoding type III pantothenate kinase has translation MILEIDAGNTAIKWRVINRDGAVVLAAKRLLLAQIVELKKAIIGLEIENARIACVAGEDVRDELSCWVKEGWGVTPGIARTQKSFAGLTVSYSDPQRLGVDRWLAMLAAHKDCGKAVCVIDCGSAITADFVTADGLHQGGYIVPGLRLMKKAVLGDTRQISMTGGQLENRIHWGKSTDEAVSFGIFRMAVKFLESIFTEIKQSDTNCRVYITGGDADQIKPMLRVVEDLDIVWSADLVFDGLAVALP, from the coding sequence ATGATCTTGGAAATAGATGCCGGGAATACGGCGATAAAATGGCGTGTGATCAACAGAGATGGTGCTGTGGTGTTAGCCGCTAAGCGGCTGCTGTTGGCTCAAATTGTTGAGTTGAAGAAAGCAATAATTGGTCTTGAGATCGAAAATGCTCGAATTGCCTGTGTTGCGGGAGAGGATGTTAGGGATGAATTGAGTTGTTGGGTAAAGGAGGGTTGGGGGGTTACACCGGGAATTGCCCGGACGCAAAAGAGTTTTGCTGGGTTGACTGTGTCGTATTCAGATCCACAGCGACTAGGTGTTGACCGATGGTTGGCGATGTTGGCAGCGCACAAAGATTGTGGTAAAGCCGTTTGCGTAATCGATTGCGGAAGTGCTATAACCGCTGATTTTGTAACAGCGGATGGGTTACATCAGGGTGGTTATATTGTTCCCGGTCTGAGGCTAATGAAAAAAGCTGTGTTGGGTGATACTCGCCAAATTAGCATGACGGGCGGACAGTTGGAAAATCGAATTCATTGGGGAAAAAGTACGGACGAGGCGGTTAGTTTTGGTATTTTCCGTATGGCGGTTAAATTTTTAGAGTCAATATTTACGGAAATAAAACAAAGCGATACAAATTGCCGGGTTTATATTACTGGTGGCGATGCTGATCAGATTAAACCCATGCTGAGGGTAGTAGAGGATTTGGATATAGTTTGGTCCGCAGATTTAGTGTTCGATGGCTTGGCTGTTGCTTTACCCTAA